The Candidatus Eremiobacteraceae bacterium genome segment CCGGCGCGAATCCGCCTTGTTCATCGCGTTCGATGATGGTGTGCCGGTCGGCTTCGTGCACTTGTATCCACTGTTCTTGTCCGTGGCGATGCGCAGCCTCTGGCTGCTCAACGACCTCTACGTCCATCCCGGTTCGCGCAAAGCCGGCGTCGGCCGCCTGCTCATGCGGCGCGCCGAGCGGCACGCGCACGAAACCGGCGCGGCGGGCCTGACGCTGAGCACGGCCTTCGACAACAAAGCCGCCCAAGCGCTCTACACATCCGAGGGCTACGTGCGAGACGAGCACTTCTGGGTCTTCCTAAAGACCCTCGACGGCACGACGCCGTAAGGCCACAGCCGGCACCCCGCTTCCCAATCAGCCACGCACTCAAACCTGCGGCGCGCGGGTACAATGCTGATATGAAGAAAATCGCATCCGCCATCCTCGCCTGTCTGGCAGCGTCGCTCGTGCTGCCTGCCGTAGCGCGCGCAAGCGACGATCCGCCAAAGGCGTGGCAGGACGTGCGCGCGCTCGTCGTGCGCTTCAACGACGCACAGAATTCGCATGACCTCGACGTGATCGGCGCGCTGCTGCTCGACTCGCCGGACTTCACGTGGGCCGATGGACCGCTCACGCTGCGCGGTCACGACGCGGCCATGAGCCAGCTGGCAGCCATGTACCAATCAGCGACGTGGAGCGTCTTGCCGGATTATGGTTCCCTTAATATCAGGCTGTTGAGCCCCGACGCCGCCGACGTGTCCCTACCCGCCCAATTCAAGGAAGACGTTGCCAATCAAGACACGCTGGTCACGCGATCTGTCGTGTATGAACGCGCCATCAGAACCCCGCAAGGATGGCGACTGGCCAGCGTGACCGTGCAACCGCCGCTGACGAGCTCCCTCTAGCGTCCCGCAACCGGGGCGAGTTCGATAGGCCTGGCGAGAACCAGCGGCGATGAGTTTGGGGGATGAGGTCCGCGCAGGGCTAAGCGCGCACCCGAAGACGCTGCCGACCAAATACCTGTACGACGACCTCGGATCGGCGCTCTTCGAAGTCATCTGCCTCCTGCCCGAGTATTACCTCACCCGCGCCGAGGGCGCGATCTTGCGCGCGCACGCGCGCGACATCGTCGCGTCGGTCGGCGACTCGCTGGAGATCGTCGAGCTGGGTAGCGGCACCGCGACCAAGACCCGCCTGCTGCTGGACGCGGCGCTCGCGCGCCAGGGGGCGCTGCGCTACAGCCCTATCGACATCTCGCGGTCAGCGCTCGATCAGACCGTGCACGCGCTCAACGCCGAATATCCGGCGATCACGGTCGATCCGCACGTCGCGGACTACCATGAAGGTCTGCGCCGCTTCTCGCGCAACGGCGTCGAACGCACGCTCGTCCTGTTCCTCGGTTCGAACATCGGAAACTTCGAGCCCTACGAGGCCCAGCGGACGCTGCGCGCGGTCCGCGAGACGTTGCGGTCGGGTGATTCGCTGCTCATGGGCGCGGACATGAAGAAAGACATCGCGATCATCGAAAGCGCATACAACGATAAGCTTGGCGTCACCGCTGCGTTCAACAAGAACCTGCTGCTGCGCATCAACCGCGAACTCGGCGGACATTTCGACCTCGACGCGTTCCGGCACCGCGCTTCGTACAACGCCGCCGAGGGGCGCGTCGAAATGCACCTCGTCAGCGACGCTGCGCAAGACCTCGCGATAGACAACCTCGGGATGAACGTCCATTTCGATCCGGGCGAGAGCATCCACACCGAGTCGTCGTACAAGTACGACGCCGATCAGATCAAGGCGCTCGCCCATGCGACCGGCTTCGAGGTCGCCAAGACGTGGAAGGACGCCGAGAGCACGTTCACATCGAATCTCCTCGTCGCACGTTAGCTTGGCGCCACCAGGTGGCGGCGATATCTCGCCTCTGCTCGCCGCAACAGGAAATCAACCGTGAGCGCGAGCGCCGCTGACACAAGCGCGCCTGCGACCGCCTTATCCGGATAGTCCGCCTGGATGCCTCCGAGCACGAGCGTGCCCAAGCCGCCCGCGTCGATCCACGCAGCGACGTTGGCGATGCCGATGATCGACACGGCCGCGATGCGCACACCGCCTAGCGCTACCGGCATGGCCAAGGGGCGCTCGACGCGCCAGAAAACCTGCCACCCGTCCATACCCATGCCGCGCGCGGCTTCACGCGCGGCCGGATCGACGCCGTCGATGCCCGCAGCGATGTTGCGCACAAGGATCATCTGCGCGTAGGCCGCTAGCGCCACCAGCGCGGTCGTGAAACCCAAGCCCAGCACCGGGATGAGCAGCGCGAACAGCGCCAGGCTCGGAATCGTGTAGATCGCGCCCAGCAGCGCGAAGATCGGCGTGCGGGCGAACTTGGAGCGCGCGGCCAGTACGCCGACGGGGATCGCGAACGCCAATGCGACCGCAAGCGCTGCGAAGCTCAGCCAGATATGCTGGCCGAGCGCCTTTGCCACGATGTCGGGATGCGCGAAGATATAGTGCACGTCAGGCCTTCGCCGTCGCCGGCCGCGCGGCTCTTCGGATATCGGCAAGCGTCAGCGAACCTAGCGGCGAGCCGCGCGCATCGACCACGAGCAGCGACTCGACGCCTGCCTGCATCATCAATGACAGCGCCGTCCGCAAATCGCGGTCCACGCCGATGCGATGCCCGCTCGCAGGCGTCGACGACCCCGCTGCGGACATCGCGGCCGAGACCTTCATCACGGAAAAACGGCGCATCACGTCGTCGGCGTTGAGCAGCGCGGCGACGAACACGTTAGCGGGCCCGGTGATGATCTCGAGCGGCGTGCCCGCCTGCTCGATGCGCCCGCCCCGCATCACCACGAGCACATCGGCGAGGCGCAGGGCTTCATCCACGTCGTGCGTCACGAACAGCACGGTCTTGTGCAGCCGCGCATGGAGCGCCGCGAGCTCAGCCTGAAGCCGCTCGCGCTCGATGGCGTCGAGCGCGCCGAAGGGCTCGTCCATCAACAGGATCTTCGGGTCCGCCGCCAACGCGCGCGCCAGCCCGACCCGCTGTTGCTGGCCGCCCGAGAGTTGCGCGGGATAGCGCGAGCGGTACTGTTGCGGTTCGAGGTGCACGAGCGCGAGCAGCTCGTCGACCCGCGCGGCGATGCGCGCGCGGTCCCAATGCAGCAGCGAGGGCACGACGGCGATATTGTCCGCGACGGTCATGTGCGCGAACAGCCCGACCTGCTGGATCACGTAACCGATGCCGCGCCGCAAAGGGACCGGATCCACGCTCGTGACGTCGACACCATCCACCAGCACTCGGCCGGCCGTGAGGTCGTAGAGGCGGTTGACCGTCTTGAGCAGCGTCGTCTTGCCGCTGCCCGAAGGCCCGACAAGGACGGCGAACGTGCCGGACGCGATCTCCAGGCTGACGTCGTTGACCGCGTGGTCGCCGCCGGGATAGGTCTTGACGGCGTGGTCGAAAGCGATCGCCGGCGTGGCGTCTGGCATGGCCTAGATGAGCGCGGCTTGCGTGAGGAATGCCCGCGCCACGTCGTCCGGCTCCTGACGTTGTCCGTCGACCTGCTGGTTGAGACGGCGCATGACCGTGTCGGTCAGCAGCGGCGCGAGGCGGTTGAGCGTCGGAGCGATCTGCGGATGTGCCTGCAGCGTCACGGCGCGGACCACCGGGGCGACCGCGTAGGGCGGGAAGAAATGCCGATCGTCGTCGAGCACGACCAAGTGGTCGGTGTCGATCTGGCCGTCGGTGCCGAAAGCGACGACCACGTCGACCGCTCCGGTCTCAAGCGCTTTGTACTTGAGCCCGATGTCGACCGGCACGACGCGTGCGAAGGCGAACCCGCCGTACGCCTTGACCAGTCCGGGCAGACCGTCGGGCCGCTCGAGGAACTCGTGCGGCGCGCCCAGGCGCAGCTTCGGCGCCTCGCGCGCGCAATCGCTCAAGTCGCGCAACCCGTATTTCGCCGCGAGCGCCTGCGTGGTGGCCAGCGCCTGCGTGTCGTTCATCGGCGCCGGGTCGAGCAGCACGAGGTCGTAGCGCTGCGCGTATTGCGTTTTTACCAGATCATAGACGGCGCGCCGGTCCGACAGCGGGGCCGCTTTGAGCACGACGAGCAAGGCCGTGCCCGTATACTCTGGATACAGATCGATGTCGCCGCGCGCAAGCGCCGGCATGATCACCTGGGTGCTGCCCAGATCGAGGCGGCGCTCGACCGGAAGGCCGGCGTGCTCGAGCAGCGCCGCGTACATCTGCCCGAGTATCAGCTCCTCGGTGAAGTTCTTCGAGCCGACCTTGACCGCGTTGCGGCGAGCGCACGCCGCCGGCGCGAGCGCCAGCGCCGTGAGTCCGGCAAGCGCCGCGCGCCGCGAGATCCGGTTGGGCATCATGCGTTTGCCAGCGCCGGTGCGGTGAGACGGCGTTGCGTGAAGCCGAGCAGCGCTTCCGCCGCGAGAGCGAGCAGCGCGACGCAGACCGCGCCGGCGAGCAGTTCGCCGATGTCGTCGTTCTGCAAGCCGGCGACGATGAGGTCGCCCAGGCCGCCTCCGCCGATGAACGCGGCGAGCGTCGCAGACGCGATGACCTCGACGGCGGCCGTGCGCACGCCGGCGAGCACGACGGGCGCGGCGAGCGGGGTCTCGACGCGGCGCAGGATCTGCTCTCGCAGCATGCCCATCCCAAGGGCCGCCTCGACCGCAGCTCGGTCGACGGAGCGGTAGCCGACATCGGTGTTGATGAGAATGGGCGGGATGGCCAGCAGCGTCAGCGCCACCAGCGCGGGTTTGGTGCCAAGACCCAGCACCGGCAGCACCAAGGCCAACACCGCCAGGCTCGGGATTGCACGCAACGCGGTCATCACGGTGACGACGCTCGAACCGGCCGGATGGCGCGATGTCCAGATGCCGAGCGGAATGCTCAGGCCGCACCCGATCGCCAGCGCGGAAAGGCTCAGACCGGCATGCACGAGCACGGCGTGCACTAACGCTGCGTGGTTCGCGCCGGCGTATGTCCACAGCGCTTGCGACGGTGTCACGAGGGCTCAGGTTCGGCCGCGAGCGCCGCACGCACCTCTTGATCCGAGACCTCGCGAAAGTCGGCGTAGTATCGCCCGACCGCGAAATGCCATTCGCGTGCGGGCACAAGCACGACGAGGCGGTCGCATTTCGCCCGCAGCCTCTCCAAGAAATCGCCGGGTGCGACCGGAACCGCGCACACCACGCGCACGGCACCGCGATTGCGCGCGGTTTCGAGCGCGCATAACATGGTCGCGCTGGTCGCGATGCCGTCGTCGACGAGGATCGCCGTCCGCCCCGCCAGATGGATCGGCGCCCGCCCGCCGCGCAATTCGAACTCCAGCGCGTCGGCACGCGCGCGGGCGCCCGCGATGAGCTCGTCAAGCTTGTCAGATGCCACGTCGCGAGCGTGCTCGGTGAGGACCACGTCGCCGGCGGCCGACACGGCGCCCATCGCCAGCTCCGGTTGCGATGGATGGCCGACCTTGCGTACGACGCACACGTCGAGCGGCGCGCGAAGCGCATGTGCCACCGGCGCCGCGACCAAGACGCCGCCGCGCGCGATGCCGAGCACGACGGGCGATGCCTCGTCGCGCAAGCGGTCCGCGAGCAACGTGCCCGCTGCTCTACGGTCGGGGAAGATTTTCGGGAGTCGGGTTGGCTGAGAACGCGCGCACGCCGAACTGGCTCGCGCTGACACGCTCGGTCACATATTCGTTCAAGCGATGGCGCTCTTCATCGCTGATCCAGACGAAACGCACGCCATAGCGCGCATGGAAGCCGCCATTACCGCCTTGGGCGTACACGACGCGCGCTTGCATATCGTAACGTTGTTGGAAGCCGAAATACATGGAAATGCCGATCTGTTCGCCGACGCGCAGGCGCTGGTGGGTGCGCAGACAGGCGCCGCCGGCCGACACGTCTTGTAAGATGGCGGGTTGTTCTTGGCCCCACGGCATGATCAAACGGACAGGTTCGCTCACCGCGAGACGCGAGGAGAGCCGTGGCTTTAGACCAGAGCCACCGGGCTTTTTCTTGAAGAGAAAACCAAAAATGGACATTTCGGAGCGTGCAGCCCCCGCCGTCCTTCTGGAAATGGCCCCCCAAGAGATAATGATACGTTTATGGTCGAGGAGCTGTCAAGCCGCAAGCTCGGAGAGCGGTCAACCGACTTCTTGCGGGAAGCTCACAACGCGGCCGGCGATAAGCTGCCCGTCGAGCACGAACGCGTTGCCGCCCGCGGCCCGGGCGACCCGTTTGTAGCGTGCCGTTCTGCCCTGCAGGCTCGCCAGGTTCGGCAGGGGTGGCGAGGTCGCGGTGATGCCGACGAGTGCCAAGCCGATGCTCGGCGGGACAGCGTTCCCATGTTCGACTGACGCAAGGTCGCGCGCCACATGGAGCGGGGCGGCTCTGCGCCCGAAGGCCTCGATGATGGCGCGTCCGAGGCGCTCGACGTTCGCCGGATCGCACACGGCGAGGAAATTGACGCCGCCCAGATGGCCGACTGTCGCCTGCCGGTCGTTCGACTCGGCGACCACGGTGGACAGCGTCTCGGCGAGCAGCGCGATCACCTCATCGCCGCGCTCGATGCCGAAACGCTCGTTGTACGCTCGGAAGTTGAGCAGATCGATGTGCAGCACCGCGAACGGCGTGTTGGATTCGCAGCGCCGGTCGATCTCTTGCTGCAGCGGGATGCGGCCGGGCAAACCGGTCAGCGGGTTGGTGTTGCGCGCCATCGTCGCTTGGAACTCGGTCATCGTGTGCAGCAGGTCGCGTACGGAGACAACGCCCGCGTACACGCCGTCTTCGAGCACGACGATCTCGTCGTACATCTCGGTGCTGCGCCGGTGCGTGACTTTGCGCGCCACCTCTTCGATCGAGTCCTTCGCGTCGACGGCCAGATACGAGTCGTCCATGACCAAGCGCACCGCGCGTTTCGAGTAGAGCGAGTATCCGAATTGCTGCGAGAGGCGCTCGTAGAGCTTGGTCCGGCTGACCAATCCCACCGGCGCGCCGAATTCGGTGAGCACGACGCTGTCGAGGTCGGCATTGCGATCGAAGATCTCGAGCAGTTCGCTCGTGTAGGCCGTCGGCATGAGCGCCGGCGCACGGCGGGTGATGGTGCTGACCGCCATGCGCTTGGGCATCGGCACGGCGCGCAGCGTGGATGAACGTTCGCGGATGAACGCGGCGATCTCGGGCTTGGGCTCGATGAACCCGCTCGACGGCCGCCCTAACAGGAAACCCTGGCCGAGGTCGACGCCGATCTCGATGAGCGTCGCCAACTCGTCCACCGTCTCGATGCCTTCGGCGAGCACTTTGGCGTCGATGCGCTTGGCGAAGATGATGATCGCGGAGACGAGCGCGTTCTTGGCGCGGTCGCGGTCGATGTCGCGCACCAGCGCCATGTCGAGCTTGATGAAGTGCGGCCGCACTTCGGTGACCGCGCGCAGGCTGTTGTGCCCGGCGCCGGCGTCATCGATCGCGACCTTGAAGCCCTGTCTATAATAGTAGAGCAGCGCGCGCTTGAGCAGGTCGAAGTCGGCGATCGCCTGCTTCTCGGTTATCTCCAGCACCACGCGCTCTTGCGCGAGACGGCTTTGCTCGATGACCTCGCGCGACAACCCCGCGTTTTGCTCCTCGAGCACGCGCGGGCTCAAGTTCAAGAACAGGTAGCAGCCGCTCGGGATGCCGGCAGCCGCCGCGATCGAGCGGAAACGGCAGACGCGTTCGAGGCGGTGGGTCGCGCCCACCGCAGCCGCCGCACCGAACAGCGCATCGGCGCCTTCGAGGCGCGTGCCGATCGGACCGCGCGAGAGCGCTTCGTACCCGAAGACGCTGCCGTCGGCGAGATTGATGATCGGCTGGAAGACGGAGCGGATGCGGTTCTCGTTGAGGACCTGTTCGAGGTCGTCGTCGCGCTCGGCGGTCGGCGCCGGCGCGGCGAAGATCATCGGGCTGTGCGGGGGCGCCGGCGCAGGCGGCGGTGATTGTGAGGGCCGTTCTTGTTGGCCGATCGCGGAGGGAACCGGTTCGAGCGGCGCCTCGATGCCCGACGCGATGGCGGCCGCCGTCTCGCCGGCTGACGGCGTCGGCCCGCCCGGCGTTTCGGTGGGCGCAGGCAGCGGCGACCGCTCGCCCGTGACGAAGCCGAGCAGCTTGCGGAATCTGCGTTTGATTCCTGAAGAGTCGTCCAAGGAGCTACCTCTATTACAGACCATCGGAGTGCCGCGACGGGACAATTAGCGCCGCGCGACACGCTGTCCCGCCGTCAGCCGCGGCCGGACACGCGTTCGCCCCCGCAGGGGGTCGCGTGCCACGGCCGAACCCGCGGCCTATGCTATCGCCCGAGCGCCCGTTCTCACGGGAGAGCGTGGAGAAAGCGCCTCGCATCCGCGGCGCGCAGGTCAAGCACTCGGTGTGCCCCTATTGCGCGGTCGGCTGCGCCCAGCTCGCCTACGTGAAGGACGGCGTCCTGCTCGACGTCGAGGGCGATCCGGACAGTCCGATCAACCGCGGCACGCTCTGCCCCAAGGGCGCGGCGACGTACCAATACGCCGTCAACCCGTTGCGCACGACGACCGTGAAGTATCGTGCGCCCTATTCGGACCATTGGGAGACCAAGCCGCTCGAGTGGGCGATGGAGCAGATCGCGCAGCGCATCAAGCAGACGCGCGACGAGACCTTCGTCGAGACGCTGCCCGACGGCACGACGGTGAACGCGTGCTACGCGATCGAGTCGCTCGGCGGCGCGACGCTCGACAACGAAGAGAACTATCTCATCAAGAAGCTGTTGTGCGGCGGCCTGGGCATCATCCCGATCGAAAACCAGGCGAGGATATGACATAGCAGCACGGTGCCCGGTCTGGGCACCTCGTTCGGCCGGGGCGGCGCGACGACGTTCCCGCAAGACCTCGTCAACTCCGATGCCGTTCTCATCATGGGTTCGAACATGGCCGAAGCCCACCCGGTGGCGTTCGCGCGCGTGCTCGAGGCCAAAGAACGCGGCGCGAAGCTCATCCACGTCGATCCGCATTTCTCGCGCACCTCGGCCATGGCCGATCTCTATCTGCAGATCCGCGCGGGCTCGGATATAGCGTTCTTAGGAGGCATCATCCGCTGGCTGCTCGTCAACGAGCGCTACTTCCACGACTACGTCTACTATTACACCAACGCGCTGACCGTCATCGACGACAAGTTCGAGGACAGCGAGGCGCTCGACGGACTGTTCTCGGGCTACGACCCACAGACACGCAGTTACGACACCTCGTCGTGGCAATACAAGCGCGACAAGAAGGGCAATACCGTCACCGATCCCGAGGCGAAGAAGCCGCGCACCGTGCTCAACCTGCTCAAGTACCACTTCGAGCGCTATACGCCCGAAGAGGTCGAGCGCATCTGCGGCGTCCCCAAGGACGGCTTCTTGCGCGTCTGCGAGATCCTCGCGGACAACTCCGGTCGCGAGCGCACCGCCGCGTTCTGCTATGCGCTCGGCTGGACGCAGCACAGCCACGGCGTGCAGAACATCCGCGCGGCGGCGATCGTGCAGCTGCTGCTGGGCAACATGGGCCGCCCGGGCGGCGGCATCATGGCGCTGCGCGGCCATGCGTCCATCCAGGGATCGACCGACGTGCCGACGCTGTACGATCTGCTCTCGGGCTACATGCCGCAGCCCAGCGCGCTGCTCGATCACGGCACGCTCGAGAAATACATCAAGGCGGCGTGGCGGCCGACCGGCTGGTGGGCGAATTTCCCGAAGTACATCGTGTCGTTCTTGAAGGCGTGGTACGGCGCCGCGGCGACCGTGGAGAACGACTATCGCTTCGACTGGGTCGCCAAGACCAACGGCGACCATTCGCATCTCGCCTCCACCTTCGCGATGGTCGAAGGCAAGATCAAGGGCATGCTGATCATGGGGCAAAATCCGGCGTCCGGCTCGGCGCACGCGCGCCTGCAGCGCAGGGCTCTGTCGAATCTGGATTGGCTGGTCGTACGCGATCTCTACGAGATCGAGTCGGCGGCGTTCTGGTATGCGGCGCCGGACGGCGAGGACCCGGCCGCGATCAAGACCGAGATATTCTTCGTCCCCGCTGCTTCGCACTTGGAAAAGGAAGGCTCGTTCACCAACACACAGCGGCTGGTGCAGTGGCGCGATAAAGCGATCGACCCGCCGGGCGAGGCGCGCAGCGACGCATGGTTCATCCATCAGCTCGCCAAGCGCCTCAAGAAGCTCTATGCGGGCAGCAAGCTCAAACGCGACGCGCCGATCCAAGCGCTGACCTGGGAGTACGATCGCGCGGAGCCCGAGCCGGGGTCGAAGGTGCTCGACGAGCCCGATCTGGACCGCGTCGTGCAAGAGATCAACGGCTGCGAGATCGCGACGGGCAAGCTGCTGGGCGGCTTCGCCGAGCTCAAAGACGACGGCACGACCGCGTGCGGCTCGTGGATCTACAGCGGCATCCATCCGGAGCCCGGGCGCAATAAAGCGGCGTCGCGCGACAATCGCGGCCGCGTGTTCCCGAACTGGGGCTGGTCCTGGCCGGCGAATCGACGCATCCTTTATAATAGGGCGTCTGCCGACCCGTCGGGACGCCCGTGGTCCGAGCGCAAGAAGTACATCTGGTGGGACGAGGAGCAAAAGAAGTGGACGGGCGAGGACGTGCCCGACTTCCCGGCCACCAAGGATCCGGAGACCCCCGCCAAGCCGGGCGCGGGCGGCATGGATGCATTGTCAGGCAGCGACCCGTTCATCATGATGCCGGACGGCCGTGGCTGGCTGTTCGTGCCCAAGGGGCTCAAAGATGGTCCAATGCCGACGCACTACGAGCCCTATGAATCGCCGGTGCACAACGCGCTGTACGGACAGCAGTCAAATCCGACCGCCAAGACGTTCGCCAAGACGGGCGACAACCCGATCGCGGCGCCCGAGGACCCCGACTATCCGGTCGTCATGACGACGTACCGCGTGACCGAGCATCATGTCACCGGGGCGATGACGCGCTGGCTGCCGTGGCTCGCGGAGCTGCAGCCCGAAGCGTTCGTCGAGCTGAGCCCACAGCTCGCGGCCGCGAAAGGGATCGTGAACGGCGGCTGGGTGACCGTCAGCACGCTGCGCGGGCAGTTCGAGGGCCGGGCGCTGGTCACACCGCGCATGCACCCGCTGCAGATCCAAGGCAAGCTGATCGACCAGATCGGAGTGCCGGTGCATTGGAGCTACATGGGGGTGACCAAGGGCGACACACCCAATGACCTCACCCATCTCGTGCTGGAGCCTAACGTGTCGATCTACGAGGTGAAGGCCATCACCTGTAACGTCCGCGCCGGCAGGCGCACCGGAGCGACGACCGCACCGGTCGCGCCAAAGACCGAATCCGCATGAGCTTTTTCCAAGCGTTCGAACGGGTCGAGCCGCCGCCTCAAGCGCGGCCGATGGGTTTTTTCACCGATTCGTCGGTGTGCATCGGCTGCAAGGCGTGCGAAGTCGCCTGCAAACAGTGGAACGAGCTGCCCG includes the following:
- a CDS encoding GNAT family N-acetyltransferase; this encodes MDDIRLVAPLFDAYRVFYKAPSDPHGAFAFLHERWSRRESALFIAFDDGVPVGFVHLYPLFLSVAMRSLWLLNDLYVHPGSRKAGVGRLLMRRAERHAHETGAAGLTLSTAFDNKAAQALYTSEGYVRDEHFWVFLKTLDGTTP
- a CDS encoding nuclear transport factor 2 family protein: MKKIASAILACLAASLVLPAVARASDDPPKAWQDVRALVVRFNDAQNSHDLDVIGALLLDSPDFTWADGPLTLRGHDAAMSQLAAMYQSATWSVLPDYGSLNIRLLSPDAADVSLPAQFKEDVANQDTLVTRSVVYERAIRTPQGWRLASVTVQPPLTSSL
- the egtD gene encoding L-histidine N(alpha)-methyltransferase, with protein sequence MSLGDEVRAGLSAHPKTLPTKYLYDDLGSALFEVICLLPEYYLTRAEGAILRAHARDIVASVGDSLEIVELGSGTATKTRLLLDAALARQGALRYSPIDISRSALDQTVHALNAEYPAITVDPHVADYHEGLRRFSRNGVERTLVLFLGSNIGNFEPYEAQRTLRAVRETLRSGDSLLMGADMKKDIAIIESAYNDKLGVTAAFNKNLLLRINRELGGHFDLDAFRHRASYNAAEGRVEMHLVSDAAQDLAIDNLGMNVHFDPGESIHTESSYKYDADQIKALAHATGFEVAKTWKDAESTFTSNLLVAR
- a CDS encoding ABC transporter permease; protein product: MHYIFAHPDIVAKALGQHIWLSFAALAVALAFAIPVGVLAARSKFARTPIFALLGAIYTIPSLALFALLIPVLGLGFTTALVALAAYAQMILVRNIAAGIDGVDPAAREAARGMGMDGWQVFWRVERPLAMPVALGGVRIAAVSIIGIANVAAWIDAGGLGTLVLGGIQADYPDKAVAGALVSAALALTVDFLLRRAEARYRRHLVAPS
- a CDS encoding ABC transporter ATP-binding protein, with the translated sequence MPDATPAIAFDHAVKTYPGGDHAVNDVSLEIASGTFAVLVGPSGSGKTTLLKTVNRLYDLTAGRVLVDGVDVTSVDPVPLRRGIGYVIQQVGLFAHMTVADNIAVVPSLLHWDRARIAARVDELLALVHLEPQQYRSRYPAQLSGGQQQRVGLARALAADPKILLMDEPFGALDAIERERLQAELAALHARLHKTVLFVTHDVDEALRLADVLVVMRGGRIEQAGTPLEIITGPANVFVAALLNADDVMRRFSVMKVSAAMSAAGSSTPASGHRIGVDRDLRTALSLMMQAGVESLLVVDARGSPLGSLTLADIRRAARPATAKA
- a CDS encoding glycine betaine ABC transporter substrate-binding protein; the protein is MMPNRISRRAALAGLTALALAPAACARRNAVKVGSKNFTEELILGQMYAALLEHAGLPVERRLDLGSTQVIMPALARGDIDLYPEYTGTALLVVLKAAPLSDRRAVYDLVKTQYAQRYDLVLLDPAPMNDTQALATTQALAAKYGLRDLSDCAREAPKLRLGAPHEFLERPDGLPGLVKAYGGFAFARVVPVDIGLKYKALETGAVDVVVAFGTDGQIDTDHLVVLDDDRHFFPPYAVAPVVRAVTLQAHPQIAPTLNRLAPLLTDTVMRRLNQQVDGQRQEPDDVARAFLTQAALI
- a CDS encoding ABC transporter permease; the protein is MTPSQALWTYAGANHAALVHAVLVHAGLSLSALAIGCGLSIPLGIWTSRHPAGSSVVTVMTALRAIPSLAVLALVLPVLGLGTKPALVALTLLAIPPILINTDVGYRSVDRAAVEAALGMGMLREQILRRVETPLAAPVVLAGVRTAAVEVIASATLAAFIGGGGLGDLIVAGLQNDDIGELLAGAVCVALLALAAEALLGFTQRRLTAPALANA
- a CDS encoding phosphoribosyltransferase family protein, with protein sequence MLADRLRDEASPVVLGIARGGVLVAAPVAHALRAPLDVCVVRKVGHPSQPELAMGAVSAAGDVVLTEHARDVASDKLDELIAGARARADALEFELRGGRAPIHLAGRTAILVDDGIATSATMLCALETARNRGAVRVVCAVPVAPGDFLERLRAKCDRLVVLVPAREWHFAVGRYYADFREVSDQEVRAALAAEPEPS
- a CDS encoding PilZ domain-containing protein — its product is MSIFGFLFKKKPGGSGLKPRLSSRLAVSEPVRLIMPWGQEQPAILQDVSAGGACLRTHQRLRVGEQIGISMYFGFQQRYDMQARVVYAQGGNGGFHARYGVRFVWISDEERHRLNEYVTERVSASQFGVRAFSANPTPENLPRP
- a CDS encoding GGDEF domain-containing protein, with product MDDSSGIKRRFRKLLGFVTGERSPLPAPTETPGGPTPSAGETAAAIASGIEAPLEPVPSAIGQQERPSQSPPPAPAPPHSPMIFAAPAPTAERDDDLEQVLNENRIRSVFQPIINLADGSVFGYEALSRGPIGTRLEGADALFGAAAAVGATHRLERVCRFRSIAAAAGIPSGCYLFLNLSPRVLEEQNAGLSREVIEQSRLAQERVVLEITEKQAIADFDLLKRALLYYYRQGFKVAIDDAGAGHNSLRAVTEVRPHFIKLDMALVRDIDRDRAKNALVSAIIIFAKRIDAKVLAEGIETVDELATLIEIGVDLGQGFLLGRPSSGFIEPKPEIAAFIRERSSTLRAVPMPKRMAVSTITRRAPALMPTAYTSELLEIFDRNADLDSVVLTEFGAPVGLVSRTKLYERLSQQFGYSLYSKRAVRLVMDDSYLAVDAKDSIEEVARKVTHRRSTEMYDEIVVLEDGVYAGVVSVRDLLHTMTEFQATMARNTNPLTGLPGRIPLQQEIDRRCESNTPFAVLHIDLLNFRAYNERFGIERGDEVIALLAETLSTVVAESNDRQATVGHLGGVNFLAVCDPANVERLGRAIIEAFGRRAAPLHVARDLASVEHGNAVPPSIGLALVGITATSPPLPNLASLQGRTARYKRVARAAGGNAFVLDGQLIAGRVVSFPQEVG
- the fdnG gene encoding formate dehydrogenase-N subunit alpha, whose product is MLSPERPFSRESVEKAPRIRGAQVKHSVCPYCAVGCAQLAYVKDGVLLDVEGDPDSPINRGTLCPKGAATYQYAVNPLRTTTVKYRAPYSDHWETKPLEWAMEQIAQRIKQTRDETFVETLPDGTTVNACYAIESLGGATLDNEENYLIKKLLCGGLGIIPIENQARIUHSSTVPGLGTSFGRGGATTFPQDLVNSDAVLIMGSNMAEAHPVAFARVLEAKERGAKLIHVDPHFSRTSAMADLYLQIRAGSDIAFLGGIIRWLLVNERYFHDYVYYYTNALTVIDDKFEDSEALDGLFSGYDPQTRSYDTSSWQYKRDKKGNTVTDPEAKKPRTVLNLLKYHFERYTPEEVERICGVPKDGFLRVCEILADNSGRERTAAFCYALGWTQHSHGVQNIRAAAIVQLLLGNMGRPGGGIMALRGHASIQGSTDVPTLYDLLSGYMPQPSALLDHGTLEKYIKAAWRPTGWWANFPKYIVSFLKAWYGAAATVENDYRFDWVAKTNGDHSHLASTFAMVEGKIKGMLIMGQNPASGSAHARLQRRALSNLDWLVVRDLYEIESAAFWYAAPDGEDPAAIKTEIFFVPAASHLEKEGSFTNTQRLVQWRDKAIDPPGEARSDAWFIHQLAKRLKKLYAGSKLKRDAPIQALTWEYDRAEPEPGSKVLDEPDLDRVVQEINGCEIATGKLLGGFAELKDDGTTACGSWIYSGIHPEPGRNKAASRDNRGRVFPNWGWSWPANRRILYNRASADPSGRPWSERKKYIWWDEEQKKWTGEDVPDFPATKDPETPAKPGAGGMDALSGSDPFIMMPDGRGWLFVPKGLKDGPMPTHYEPYESPVHNALYGQQSNPTAKTFAKTGDNPIAAPEDPDYPVVMTTYRVTEHHVTGAMTRWLPWLAELQPEAFVELSPQLAAAKGIVNGGWVTVSTLRGQFEGRALVTPRMHPLQIQGKLIDQIGVPVHWSYMGVTKGDTPNDLTHLVLEPNVSIYEVKAITCNVRAGRRTGATTAPVAPKTESA